A region from the Agrococcus sp. SL85 genome encodes:
- a CDS encoding exodeoxyribonuclease VII small subunit, whose amino-acid sequence MTTEASTPVDALSYEQARDELVQVVQALESGGASLEQSLALWERGNALADRCEQWLQGAKARLDAARATAQAEPDEA is encoded by the coding sequence GTGACCACCGAAGCCAGCACGCCCGTCGACGCGCTGTCGTACGAGCAGGCGCGCGACGAGCTCGTGCAGGTCGTCCAGGCCCTCGAGTCCGGCGGCGCGTCCCTCGAGCAGTCCCTCGCCCTCTGGGAGCGCGGCAACGCGCTCGCAGACCGCTGCGAGCAGTGGCTGCAGGGCGCGAAGGCGCGGCTCGACGCCGCCCGCGCCACGGCCCAGGCGGAGCCCGACGAGGCATGA
- a CDS encoding 4-hydroxy-3-methylbut-2-enyl diphosphate reductase produces MTNGRVPLDAPRPALRRGRLEDRPVEGGKRILLATPRGYCAGVDRAVLAVEKALEQHGAPIYVRKEIVHNKHVVASLEAEGAIFVEEVDEVPEGARVIFSAHGVSPMVKQGAADRGLDAIDATCPLVTKVHREAIRFARDDFEILLIGHEGHEEVEGTAGHAPDRVTIVNDPDEADTVQVRDPDRLVWLSQTTLSVDETMETVRRLRARFPNLQDPPSDDICYATQNRQVAIKKVAADADLVIVVGSANSSNSVRLVEVALEHGAKAAYRVDYSTEIQQAWLDGVRSVGVTSGASVPEGLVREVLAELEDAGYRDVTEVRTAEEDLIFSLPKELRPSRTR; encoded by the coding sequence ATCACGAACGGCAGGGTCCCGCTCGACGCCCCACGACCGGCGCTCCGCCGCGGGCGCCTCGAGGACCGGCCCGTCGAGGGCGGCAAGCGCATCCTGCTCGCCACGCCGCGCGGCTACTGCGCCGGCGTCGACCGCGCGGTGCTCGCGGTCGAGAAGGCGCTCGAGCAGCACGGCGCACCCATCTACGTGCGCAAGGAGATCGTGCACAACAAGCACGTCGTCGCCTCGCTCGAGGCCGAGGGCGCCATCTTCGTCGAGGAGGTCGACGAGGTGCCCGAGGGCGCCCGCGTCATCTTCAGCGCCCACGGCGTGAGCCCCATGGTGAAGCAGGGCGCGGCCGACCGCGGCCTCGACGCGATCGACGCCACCTGCCCGCTCGTCACGAAGGTGCACCGCGAGGCGATCCGCTTCGCGCGCGACGACTTCGAGATCCTGCTCATCGGCCACGAGGGCCACGAGGAGGTCGAGGGCACCGCGGGCCACGCGCCCGACCGCGTCACGATCGTCAACGATCCCGACGAGGCCGACACCGTGCAGGTGCGGGACCCCGACCGGCTCGTGTGGCTGAGCCAGACGACGCTCTCGGTCGACGAGACGATGGAGACGGTGCGGCGCCTCCGCGCGCGCTTCCCCAACCTGCAGGACCCGCCGAGCGACGACATCTGCTACGCCACCCAGAACCGCCAGGTGGCCATCAAGAAGGTCGCCGCCGACGCCGACCTCGTGATCGTCGTGGGCAGCGCGAACTCGTCGAACTCCGTGCGCCTCGTCGAGGTCGCCCTCGAGCACGGCGCGAAGGCCGCCTACCGCGTCGACTACTCGACCGAGATCCAGCAGGCCTGGCTCGACGGCGTCCGCAGCGTCGGCGTCACGAGCGGCGCGAGCGTGCCCGAGGGCCTCGTGCGCGAGGTGCTCGCGGAGCTCGAGGACGCCGGCTACCGCGACGTGACCGAGGTGCGCACGGCCGAGGAGGACCTCATCTTCTCGCTCCCCAAGGAGCTGCGCCCCAGCCGCACGCGCTGA
- the fbaA gene encoding class II fructose-bisphosphate aldolase, with the protein MPVATPEQYAEMLDKAKANAFAYPAINVSSSSTINAVLQGLAEAGSDGIIQVTTGGADFFAGQSVKNRAGGAIAFAKYVTEVAKAYDVTVALHTDHCPKDALDSFLLPLIAASEEEVAAGRPALFQSHMWDGSAVPLAENLEIAQQLLPRLKAIDAILEVEIGVVGGEEDGVQHEGSNDALYTTLGDVEQAVDALGLGEQGRYIAALTFGNVHGVYKPGNVKLRPELLGEIQAGIAAKHGTGPKPLDLVFHGGSGSTDAEIAEAVASGVIKMNIDTDTQYAYTRSVAHSMISGYEGVLKVDGEVGNKKQYDPRAWGKAAETAMAARVVEATKQLGSAGWSGK; encoded by the coding sequence ATGCCCGTCGCCACCCCAGAGCAGTACGCCGAGATGCTCGACAAGGCCAAGGCCAACGCCTTCGCCTACCCCGCGATCAACGTGTCGTCGTCGTCGACGATCAACGCGGTCCTCCAGGGACTCGCCGAGGCCGGCTCGGACGGCATCATCCAGGTCACCACGGGCGGCGCCGACTTCTTCGCCGGCCAGAGCGTCAAGAACCGCGCCGGCGGCGCGATCGCCTTCGCCAAGTACGTCACCGAGGTCGCGAAGGCCTACGACGTCACGGTCGCCCTCCACACCGACCACTGCCCGAAGGACGCCCTCGACTCCTTCCTGCTGCCGCTCATCGCCGCGAGCGAGGAGGAGGTGGCCGCCGGCCGCCCCGCGCTGTTCCAGTCGCACATGTGGGACGGCTCGGCCGTGCCGCTGGCCGAGAACCTCGAGATCGCGCAGCAGCTCCTCCCCCGCCTCAAGGCGATCGACGCGATCCTCGAGGTCGAGATCGGCGTCGTCGGCGGCGAGGAGGACGGCGTGCAGCACGAGGGCTCGAACGACGCCCTCTACACGACCCTCGGCGACGTCGAGCAGGCCGTCGACGCGCTGGGCCTCGGCGAGCAGGGCCGCTACATCGCCGCGCTCACCTTCGGCAACGTGCACGGGGTCTACAAGCCCGGCAACGTCAAGCTGCGCCCGGAGCTGCTCGGCGAGATCCAGGCGGGCATCGCCGCGAAGCACGGCACGGGCCCCAAGCCCCTCGACCTCGTCTTCCACGGCGGCTCGGGGTCGACCGACGCCGAGATCGCGGAGGCCGTCGCGAGCGGCGTCATCAAGATGAACATCGACACCGACACGCAGTACGCCTACACGCGCTCGGTGGCGCACAGCATGATCTCGGGCTACGAGGGCGTGCTGAAGGTCGACGGCGAGGTCGGCAACAAGAAGCAGTACGACCCGCGCGCGTGGGGCAAGGCCGCCGAGACGGCCATGGCCGCCCGCGTCGTCGAGGCCACGAAGCAGCTCGGCTCGGCCGGCTGGTCCGGCAAGTAG
- the argE gene encoding acetylornithine deacetylase, whose product MPAAPADATMEQIERLIRFDTTSRESNLPLVEAVADDLRALGLEPVLVPSEDGAKANLLATIPAADGTTTGGIVLSAHTDVVPVDGQDWSSEPFEPEVRDGRLYARGSADMKSFLGVVLAKAPAMVAARLAEPIHLALSYDEEVGCVGAVGLVDEIARRGLAPRGCVVGEPTSMRIVRGHKSMNVFRVDVRGLAAHSSLTPQGENAIVAAAELVRFVQGVADEMRAEGPFDDGYVVPYTSVSVNRIDGGIAINTIPAECTVHFEFRALTTVDHEALVERFRAECRRIEAGMQERHPGASVVLTTTAAAPGVDTPADADIVSLAAAWGGEPSDDKVTYGTEAGLFAEAGIPTVVCGPGDIAQAHAPDEFVELDQIARCEAFVDRLVDALTAPTPEETA is encoded by the coding sequence GTGCCCGCAGCACCCGCAGACGCCACCATGGAGCAGATCGAGCGGCTCATCCGCTTCGACACCACGAGCCGGGAGTCGAACCTGCCGCTCGTCGAGGCGGTGGCCGACGACCTCCGCGCCCTCGGCCTCGAGCCCGTGCTCGTGCCGAGCGAGGACGGCGCGAAGGCCAACCTGCTCGCCACGATCCCCGCAGCCGACGGCACGACGACGGGCGGCATCGTGCTCTCGGCGCACACCGACGTCGTGCCGGTCGACGGCCAGGACTGGAGCAGCGAGCCCTTCGAGCCCGAGGTCCGCGACGGCCGCCTCTACGCCCGCGGCAGCGCCGACATGAAGTCGTTCCTCGGCGTCGTGCTCGCGAAGGCGCCCGCGATGGTCGCCGCGCGCCTCGCCGAGCCCATCCACCTCGCCCTCTCGTACGACGAGGAGGTCGGCTGCGTCGGCGCCGTCGGCCTCGTCGACGAGATCGCGCGCCGCGGCCTCGCGCCCCGCGGCTGCGTCGTGGGGGAGCCGACGAGCATGCGGATCGTGCGCGGCCACAAGTCGATGAACGTCTTCCGCGTGGACGTGCGCGGCCTCGCCGCCCACTCCTCGCTCACTCCGCAGGGCGAGAACGCGATCGTGGCGGCGGCCGAGCTCGTGCGCTTCGTGCAGGGCGTCGCCGACGAGATGCGCGCCGAGGGGCCCTTCGACGACGGCTACGTCGTGCCGTACACGAGCGTGAGCGTCAACCGCATCGACGGCGGCATCGCGATCAACACGATCCCCGCCGAGTGCACCGTGCACTTCGAGTTCCGCGCGCTCACGACCGTCGACCACGAGGCCCTCGTGGAGCGCTTCCGCGCCGAGTGCCGCCGCATCGAGGCGGGGATGCAGGAGCGCCACCCGGGCGCGAGCGTCGTCCTGACGACCACGGCGGCCGCGCCCGGGGTGGACACCCCTGCCGACGCCGACATCGTGTCGCTCGCCGCCGCCTGGGGCGGCGAGCCGAGCGACGACAAGGTCACCTACGGCACCGAGGCGGGCCTCTTCGCCGAGGCCGGCATCCCGACGGTCGTGTGCGGCCCCGGCGACATCGCGCAGGCGCACGCGCCCGACGAGTTCGTCGAGCTCGACCAGATCGCGCGGTGCGAGGCCTTCGTCGACCGCCTCGTCGACGCCCTCACCGCCCCGACCCCCGAGGAGACCGCATGA
- a CDS encoding MFS transporter — protein sequence MTAAAPQAPAAAQEVSPERLRAARKAVISSSIGAALEWFDIIVYASFAVVITRVFFPDAEEYGLVLTFATFATTYLIRPLGGWLLGSYADRKGRKNALTLTLLLMMVGTLLMAVAPTYAMVGVWGGVVILLSRLIQGFSAGGEFGTATTFLIETAPHRKMFYASWQIAAQGASMLLASAFGFALNTALTDEQLDSWGWRVPFFVGLLIGPVGLYIRARLAEPEELGAAQRTRSPMGTLLTQHLGRMLAGSAVIGVATISVYMILYMPTFAVAELDVPPAAAYLGGVVAGAIALVGSPLVGRLADRVGPARVMTWAAVAALVLAWPIFQVIVTLRTVPALIISIALLGLIMACYFAPLPGLLSSMFPAEVRGTGLSITYNVGVTLLGGIAPLVLTWLIQATGSLNAPSLYYMAIAALSLAGLYFVRRTFGQR from the coding sequence ATGACCGCCGCAGCGCCCCAGGCACCCGCAGCCGCGCAGGAGGTGAGCCCCGAGCGCCTCCGCGCCGCCCGGAAGGCCGTGATCTCGAGCTCGATCGGCGCCGCCCTCGAGTGGTTCGACATCATCGTCTACGCGTCGTTCGCGGTCGTGATCACGCGCGTGTTCTTCCCTGACGCGGAGGAGTACGGGCTGGTCCTGACGTTCGCGACCTTCGCGACGACCTACCTCATCCGCCCGCTCGGCGGCTGGCTGCTCGGCTCCTACGCCGACCGGAAGGGCCGCAAGAATGCGCTCACGCTGACGCTGCTGCTCATGATGGTGGGCACGCTCCTCATGGCCGTCGCGCCCACCTACGCGATGGTCGGCGTCTGGGGCGGCGTGGTCATCCTGCTCTCGCGCCTCATCCAGGGCTTCTCGGCCGGCGGCGAGTTCGGCACCGCGACGACCTTCCTCATCGAGACCGCGCCCCACAGGAAGATGTTCTACGCCTCCTGGCAGATCGCGGCGCAGGGCGCCTCGATGCTGCTGGCCTCGGCGTTCGGCTTCGCGCTCAACACGGCGCTGACCGACGAGCAGCTCGACTCGTGGGGCTGGCGCGTGCCGTTCTTCGTCGGGCTCCTCATCGGGCCGGTCGGCCTCTACATCCGCGCACGACTCGCGGAGCCCGAGGAGCTCGGCGCCGCGCAGCGCACGCGCTCGCCCATGGGCACGCTGCTCACGCAGCACCTGGGCCGGATGCTCGCGGGCTCGGCCGTCATCGGCGTCGCCACGATCTCGGTCTACATGATCCTGTACATGCCGACGTTCGCGGTCGCCGAGCTCGACGTGCCGCCCGCGGCCGCCTACCTGGGCGGCGTCGTCGCGGGCGCGATCGCGCTCGTCGGCTCGCCGCTCGTCGGCCGCCTCGCCGACCGCGTCGGGCCCGCCCGCGTCATGACCTGGGCGGCGGTCGCGGCGCTCGTGCTCGCCTGGCCGATCTTCCAGGTGATCGTGACCCTCCGCACCGTGCCGGCGCTCATCATCTCGATCGCGCTGCTGGGCCTCATCATGGCGTGCTACTTCGCGCCGCTGCCGGGCCTGCTCTCGTCGATGTTCCCGGCGGAGGTCCGCGGCACGGGCCTCTCGATCACCTACAACGTCGGCGTGACGCTGCTCGGCGGCATCGCGCCGCTCGTGCTCACGTGGCTCATCCAGGCGACCGGCTCGCTCAACGCGCCCAGCCTGTACTACATGGCGATCGCGGCGCTGTCGCTCGCGGGCCTGTACTTCGTGCGGCGCACGTTCGGCCAGCGCTGA